A genomic region of Bernardetia sp. ABR2-2B contains the following coding sequences:
- a CDS encoding DUF1501 domain-containing protein, with protein sequence MKTTRRKFIGQMGLATAGTLFVPLFLKGFDSMAASSIKTSNKKLIIIQLSGGNDGLNTVIPFRNDIYYKERPQIAIPQNEVIKLSDEQGLNPALLPLKKIYEEGELTIINNVGYPNPDRSHFRSMDIWQTGSSSNEYLSTGWLGRYLDNIHLENQNKPTHFALEMDDTLSLALKGIKKSGFAAQDLNRLKRTTSTPVVKAILDSEKNNVAYSLKSHHEHSHDEQVSYLYQTLSNTAASSEYLFEKNKAGKTVANYPKNRFGKDIQQVAKLINSGCDSQIYYVSLNGFDTHANQKNAQERLFKNYAEAIEALRKDLRKTDNWNDTLVMTFSKFGRRVGENASRGTDHGTANVVFLAGGDLKKKQFVGQAPNLTDLDNGDLKFKIDFRQIYSDILKNWLKTNPKSILNADFENLGLV encoded by the coding sequence ATGAAAACAACGAGAAGAAAATTTATTGGTCAGATGGGACTTGCTACGGCAGGAACGTTGTTTGTTCCTCTATTTTTAAAAGGATTTGATTCTATGGCAGCAAGTTCTATCAAGACTTCAAACAAAAAACTTATTATTATTCAGCTTTCAGGTGGAAATGATGGATTAAATACAGTTATCCCATTTAGAAATGATATTTATTATAAAGAACGTCCACAAATTGCAATTCCACAAAATGAAGTAATCAAGCTTTCAGATGAGCAAGGACTTAATCCTGCGCTTTTACCACTCAAAAAAATCTATGAAGAAGGAGAGCTGACAATCATAAATAATGTAGGTTATCCAAATCCAGACCGTTCGCATTTTCGTTCGATGGACATTTGGCAAACAGGAAGTAGCTCAAATGAATATCTTTCAACAGGTTGGCTAGGACGTTATTTGGATAATATTCATTTGGAAAATCAAAATAAACCAACCCATTTTGCTTTAGAAATGGACGATACACTTAGTTTGGCTCTAAAAGGAATCAAGAAAAGTGGTTTTGCTGCACAAGATTTGAATCGTTTGAAACGAACGACAAGTACGCCAGTTGTGAAAGCAATTTTAGATTCAGAAAAAAATAATGTAGCTTATTCTCTCAAATCTCATCATGAACATTCGCACGACGAGCAAGTAAGTTATTTGTATCAAACACTTTCTAATACAGCAGCCAGTTCAGAATATTTATTTGAAAAAAATAAGGCAGGAAAAACAGTAGCAAATTATCCCAAGAATCGTTTTGGAAAGGATATTCAGCAAGTTGCTAAACTCATAAATTCGGGCTGTGATTCTCAAATTTACTATGTTTCTTTAAATGGTTTTGATACACACGCCAATCAAAAAAATGCACAAGAAAGGCTTTTTAAAAACTATGCAGAAGCGATTGAAGCACTTCGAAAAGATTTGAGGAAAACAGATAACTGGAACGATACTTTAGTGATGACCTTTTCAAAATTTGGCAGACGAGTAGGCGAAAATGCAAGTCGTGGAACAGACCATGGAACAGCAAATGTAGTTTTCTTAGCAGGTGGAGATCTCAAAAAGAAACAGTTTGTAGGACAAGCACCAAACTTGACAGACTTAGATAATGGAGATTTGAAATTCAAAATAGATTTTCGTCAGATTTATAGTGATATTCTAAAAAATTGGCTCAAAACGAATCCTAAAAGCATTTTAAATGCAGATTTTGAAAATTTAGGGTTAGTTTAA
- a CDS encoding DUF1800 domain-containing protein → MKSTPQKIQHLYWRAEFGILPKDINMLKTTKNIKSAVKQIFERAKPIHKFSNDFDMHSLSAMKNMNGKQKKQLRKSARQDVRELNVEWVEQMAHPKKGTLREKMAFFWHGHFACELKNPIFAVQQINTIKKHALGNFKDLVLAIAKDAAMILYLNNQQNRKRKPNENFARELLELFTIGRGNYTENDIKEAARAFTGWFTNRLTGEFNFRQRAHDEGQKTFMGKTGNFDGNDIIDIILSKKETAHFITTKIYSFFVNEVEPNKKNIEELTTVFFESDYNIEKMMKHLFLQDWFYEEQNIGSKIKSPVEFLVGMMRTLNLNFKNEDGILFTQKVLGQILFRPPNVAGWQGGKAWIDNATLMVRLNYAGYIFNQAEIEIDIKDEPETKKIRVGRKIDVSANINPLMKSFQKTDTKDLAKELSDFLIQIPQNSKKELNKTFQKTAFEAYANAATNQNEKIKAWTVSILSLPEYQMC, encoded by the coding sequence ATGAAATCAACTCCACAAAAGATACAGCATTTATATTGGCGTGCAGAATTTGGAATTTTGCCCAAAGATATAAATATGCTAAAGACTACTAAAAACATAAAATCTGCTGTCAAGCAAATTTTTGAACGTGCAAAACCGATTCATAAATTCTCTAATGATTTTGATATGCATTCTCTTTCAGCCATGAAAAATATGAATGGCAAACAGAAAAAACAACTTCGTAAATCAGCACGACAAGACGTAAGAGAACTCAATGTAGAGTGGGTAGAACAAATGGCACACCCTAAAAAGGGAACATTACGTGAAAAAATGGCTTTCTTTTGGCACGGACATTTTGCTTGTGAACTCAAAAATCCAATTTTTGCCGTTCAACAAATCAATACTATCAAAAAACATGCGCTAGGAAATTTTAAAGACCTTGTTTTGGCAATTGCTAAAGATGCTGCAATGATTCTGTATCTCAATAATCAACAGAACAGAAAGAGAAAACCAAATGAAAATTTTGCTAGAGAACTACTAGAACTCTTCACAATTGGAAGAGGAAATTATACTGAAAATGATATAAAAGAAGCTGCAAGAGCATTTACAGGCTGGTTTACGAATCGTCTGACAGGAGAATTTAACTTTAGACAACGAGCGCATGATGAAGGACAAAAAACATTTATGGGCAAAACAGGAAACTTTGATGGCAATGATATTATTGATATTATTCTTTCCAAAAAAGAAACAGCTCATTTTATTACTACCAAAATTTATAGCTTTTTTGTTAATGAGGTAGAGCCAAATAAAAAAAATATAGAAGAATTAACAACTGTTTTTTTTGAGTCCGATTATAATATTGAAAAAATGATGAAACATTTATTTTTACAAGATTGGTTTTATGAAGAACAAAATATTGGTTCGAAAATAAAATCTCCAGTTGAGTTTTTGGTAGGAATGATGAGAACATTAAATCTTAATTTTAAAAATGAAGATGGAATTTTGTTTACTCAAAAAGTATTAGGACAAATTCTTTTTCGTCCTCCAAATGTAGCAGGTTGGCAAGGAGGAAAAGCATGGATTGACAATGCTACTTTGATGGTTCGGCTCAATTATGCAGGTTATATTTTTAATCAAGCTGAAATAGAAATCGATATAAAAGACGAACCAGAAACCAAAAAAATAAGAGTAGGGAGAAAAATTGATGTTTCGGCAAACATAAATCCACTTATGAAATCATTTCAAAAAACAGATACTAAAGATTTAGCAAAAGAACTTTCTGATTTTTTGATACAAATTCCTCAAAACTCAAAAAAGGAATTAAACAAGACATTTCAAAAAACTGCTTTTGAAGCCTATGCCAACGCAGCAACTAATCAGAATGAAAAAATAAAAGCATGGACAGTTTCTATTCTTAGTCTGCCAGAGTATCAAATGTGCTAA
- a CDS encoding tryptophan 2,3-dioxygenase family protein produces MTQEEIIKAINEKYYNLGENPDTYLKGLLEAKPINYWDYIEVDTLLSLQKPRTDFKDEEIFIIYHQITELTLKLMVHELEQIIEEENITETFISTKIHRLNRYTSMLINSFSVMSEGMDYDDYNTFRSTLTPASGFQSAQFRFIEIYCTGVKNLVNQKGIERLKENANPKIEDYFEHIYWKDAGQNRKTGNKTLTLRQFEEKYLDKFVHLAKELEGNTVEDKLIKLNATSPISVDLQNLLRDFDTLYNVTFPLVHLNTAKHYLDSKGENKAATGGSKWQKYLHPKFQQRKFFPTLWTEEEKEHWAEKK; encoded by the coding sequence ATGACACAAGAAGAAATCATAAAAGCCATCAATGAAAAATATTATAATTTAGGCGAAAACCCAGATACCTATTTGAAAGGGTTATTGGAAGCAAAGCCAATTAATTATTGGGATTATATCGAAGTAGATACACTTCTTTCTCTTCAAAAACCTCGTACTGACTTTAAGGACGAAGAAATATTTATTATTTATCATCAAATTACAGAACTTACTCTCAAATTAATGGTTCACGAATTAGAACAAATTATTGAGGAAGAAAATATTACAGAAACGTTTATTAGTACCAAAATCCATCGTCTAAATCGTTATACTTCTATGCTTATCAATTCTTTTTCAGTGATGAGTGAAGGAATGGATTATGATGATTACAATACCTTTAGAAGTACATTAACTCCTGCTAGTGGTTTTCAGAGCGCACAATTTCGTTTTATTGAGATTTATTGTACTGGAGTAAAAAACTTAGTTAATCAAAAAGGAATAGAGCGTTTGAAAGAAAATGCAAATCCAAAAATTGAAGATTATTTTGAGCATATTTACTGGAAAGATGCAGGACAAAACCGAAAGACAGGAAATAAAACACTCACTTTAAGGCAGTTTGAAGAAAAATATTTAGATAAATTTGTTCATCTTGCCAAAGAGCTAGAAGGAAATACAGTAGAAGATAAATTGATAAAACTAAATGCTACTTCGCCTATTTCAGTTGATTTACAAAATTTATTGAGAGATTTTGATACGCTTTATAATGTTACTTTTCCACTTGTTCATCTCAATACAGCAAAACATTATTTGGATAGTAAAGGAGAGAATAAAGCAGCTACTGGAGGTTCAAAATGGCAAAAATATTTACATCCAAAATTCCAGCAACGGAAGTTTTTCCCTACACTTTGGACAGAAGAAGAAAAAGAACATTGGGCTGAAAAAAAGTAA
- a CDS encoding RDD family protein, with protein MRNSLTLTKKQSFFLKENRQDPVTGDEFNLGDEIVFCASCKSAFLKESWEYMNSKHCGQTFTLRKFPIQSKLKLSKPIIYDFKKPDTGKRIVAYLIDNLFAGLIAVLAYFILESMARGIAEGLSFLIGTMYMLFRDGIGIKGSLGKRGAGLYFIDTKTKKNASVLTLLFRNVLYWICLFAAISCIVFLEVAIGASGVIGSLLGFGLLIVNIINVFLTIDQSNIFDRILKIELVEKK; from the coding sequence ATGAGAAATAGTCTAACACTTACCAAAAAACAATCTTTTTTTCTAAAAGAAAACCGTCAAGACCCAGTTACAGGAGATGAGTTTAATTTAGGAGATGAAATAGTTTTTTGTGCATCTTGTAAATCTGCTTTTTTGAAAGAAAGTTGGGAATACATGAACTCAAAACATTGTGGGCAAACTTTTACGCTTAGAAAATTTCCTATTCAATCCAAACTAAAACTCTCTAAGCCTATCATTTATGACTTTAAAAAGCCTGATACTGGAAAGCGTATTGTAGCTTATTTAATAGATAATCTTTTTGCTGGTCTCATAGCCGTATTAGCTTATTTCATTCTTGAGAGTATGGCAAGAGGGATTGCTGAAGGTCTGTCTTTTTTAATAGGAACTATGTATATGCTATTTAGAGATGGAATTGGTATAAAGGGAAGTTTGGGAAAGCGAGGAGCAGGACTTTATTTTATAGATACTAAAACTAAAAAGAATGCTTCTGTCTTAACTCTTTTGTTTAGAAACGTACTTTATTGGATTTGTCTTTTTGCTGCAATTAGTTGTATAGTTTTTTTAGAAGTAGCCATTGGAGCAAGTGGAGTGATAGGAAGTTTGTTAGGTTTTGGGCTGTTGATTGTAAATATTATTAATGTCTTTTTAACCATAGACCAAAGCAATATTTTTGATAGAATATTGAAAATAGAATTGGTAGAAAAGAAATAA
- a CDS encoding NAD(P)/FAD-dependent oxidoreductase, protein MKNKKVVVIGGGAGGFFAAINLKEKNPNYHVSILEQTNTLLKKVKISGGGRCNVTHSCFEPEELIKNYPRGEKELLGAFYQFQPQDMVEWLKKRGVRTKTEADGRMFPISDDSQTIIDCFLKDSKRLNINIQKGSAVEKLIPPTDENNNLSKWQIQIKNKPNVEADVVIVSTGSQPKSWRMLTNLGHSISNPVPSLFTMDVKNDVRLKDLAGVSVNNGTVWANDTKLNKENGAVLVTHWGFSAPAVLRLSAWGARELADKNYNFQMGINWIEDTPKNTLKVLKAHREEWRKKQIGTLCPFEIPNRLWKKLIEAAQIDLTKHWASLSNKELDSLTQQLTQGIFKVTGKSTYKDEFVTCGGISLQEVDFKTMKSKILPDLYFTGEVLDIDAITGGFNFQAAWTTAWIASQNI, encoded by the coding sequence ATGAAAAACAAAAAAGTAGTAGTTATCGGTGGTGGTGCAGGTGGATTTTTTGCAGCCATTAATTTAAAAGAAAAAAATCCAAACTATCACGTTTCTATTTTAGAACAAACCAATACACTTCTCAAAAAAGTAAAAATTTCGGGTGGTGGACGTTGTAATGTTACGCATTCTTGCTTTGAACCAGAAGAGTTAATCAAAAATTACCCACGAGGAGAAAAAGAACTTTTAGGTGCGTTTTATCAATTTCAACCTCAAGATATGGTAGAATGGCTTAAAAAACGAGGTGTGAGAACCAAAACAGAAGCTGATGGGCGTATGTTTCCTATCTCTGATGATTCTCAAACTATTATTGATTGTTTTTTGAAAGATTCTAAAAGGTTAAATATCAATATTCAAAAAGGTTCTGCTGTCGAAAAATTAATTCCTCCAACAGATGAAAATAATAACCTTTCTAAGTGGCAAATTCAGATAAAAAACAAACCCAATGTAGAAGCTGATGTAGTTATTGTTTCGACAGGAAGTCAGCCAAAATCTTGGAGAATGCTAACAAATTTAGGTCATTCTATTTCAAATCCTGTTCCTTCACTTTTTACAATGGACGTAAAAAATGACGTTCGTTTAAAAGATTTGGCAGGTGTTTCTGTAAATAATGGAACTGTTTGGGCAAATGACACGAAACTAAATAAAGAAAACGGAGCTGTTTTGGTTACGCATTGGGGATTTTCTGCACCTGCTGTCTTGCGTCTTTCTGCTTGGGGAGCGAGAGAGTTAGCAGACAAAAATTATAACTTCCAAATGGGCATCAATTGGATAGAAGATACTCCAAAAAACACTTTGAAAGTTTTGAAAGCTCATAGAGAGGAATGGCGAAAAAAACAAATTGGAACATTGTGTCCTTTTGAAATTCCGAATCGATTATGGAAAAAACTTATAGAGGCTGCACAAATAGACTTAACCAAACACTGGGCATCACTTTCAAATAAAGAGTTAGATAGCCTTACCCAACAACTTACTCAAGGAATCTTCAAAGTAACGGGAAAAAGCACTTATAAAGATGAGTTTGTTACCTGTGGAGGAATCTCTTTGCAAGAAGTTGATTTCAAAACAATGAAAAGCAAAATTTTACCTGATTTGTATTTTACTGGCGAAGTCTTAGATATTGATGCCATTACAGGAGGTTTCAATTTTCAAGCAGCTTGGACAACAGCTTGGATTGCTTCACAAAATATTTAG
- a CDS encoding cob(I)yrinic acid a,c-diamide adenosyltransferase encodes MKIYTKTGDKGTTSLISGRRVSKANLRIESYGTVDELNSYIGMLRDQKELSHRKDILIEIQDRLFTIGSLLASDPKKVSHVAIPQIDETDITDLEVAIDVMNEELPPMTHFILPGGHSAVSFCHLARTVCRRAERRCTELHNEEGIEEIVIRYLNRLSDYIFVLSRMTSHEVKADEIAWKPRV; translated from the coding sequence ATGAAAATCTACACTAAGACAGGCGATAAAGGAACAACTTCACTCATTAGTGGAAGGCGTGTATCAAAGGCAAATCTTAGAATTGAATCGTATGGAACTGTTGATGAATTAAATTCTTATATAGGAATGCTTCGTGACCAAAAAGAGCTTTCACACAGAAAAGATATTTTGATAGAAATTCAAGACCGACTATTTACTATTGGTTCATTGTTGGCTTCTGACCCAAAGAAAGTTTCTCATGTTGCTATTCCTCAAATAGATGAAACAGATATTACTGATTTGGAAGTAGCCATTGACGTGATGAATGAAGAGTTGCCTCCAATGACACATTTTATTCTGCCCGGTGGACACTCTGCTGTTTCATTTTGTCATTTGGCAAGAACTGTTTGTAGAAGAGCTGAAAGACGCTGTACGGAGCTACATAATGAAGAAGGCATAGAAGAAATTGTAATTCGTTATCTTAATAGGCTTTCCGATTATATTTTTGTTTTGTCAAGAATGACTTCTCATGAAGTAAAAGCTGATGAGATTGCTTGGAAACCGAGAGTTTAG
- a CDS encoding GNAT family N-acetyltransferase: MATLKDASSIHQIHTNAAKITCSAFYSEKQIQKWIENRTPNGYKGGISKKEIYVYDIENKVVAFSHIVKGEIIALFVNPSYQKRGIGKVLLSHGFEIATKETNVVTLEATPNAFHFYQNFGFQKISNSYTVRNGIKLEVINMEMKSRE; this comes from the coding sequence TTGGCAACTCTAAAGGATGCAAGTTCTATTCATCAAATTCACACAAATGCAGCAAAAATAACTTGTTCAGCATTTTATTCTGAAAAACAAATCCAAAAATGGATAGAAAATAGAACTCCTAATGGCTACAAAGGAGGAATAAGTAAAAAAGAAATATATGTTTATGATATTGAAAACAAGGTAGTTGCTTTTTCTCATATCGTGAAAGGAGAAATTATCGCTCTTTTTGTAAATCCATCTTATCAGAAAAGAGGAATAGGAAAGGTTTTACTATCACATGGCTTCGAGATTGCAACTAAGGAAACTAACGTAGTAACTTTAGAGGCAACACCAAATGCTTTTCATTTTTATCAAAATTTTGGCTTTCAAAAGATTAGTAATAGCTATACAGTTAGAAACGGAATCAAATTAGAAGTGATAAATATGGAAATGAAAAGTAGAGAATAA